From Astyanax mexicanus isolate ESR-SI-001 chromosome 13, AstMex3_surface, whole genome shotgun sequence, the proteins below share one genomic window:
- the bgnb gene encoding biglycan b encodes MFSHCSVLLLLSVFSLTPLSLALPFEQRGFWDFGIDGDGGGLMTMMMRDEEEGSAVEELPPPEFPVCPFGCHCQLKVVQCSDLGLTEVPKNIPAETKLLDLQNNRISELKENDFKGLANLYALSLVNNKISKVHPRAFIPMQHLQKLYFSRNLLTAIPKNLPPSLVELRIHENRIKKVAEGTFSSLGIMNCIEMGGNPIQNSGFEPGAFKGLKLNYLRISEAKLTGIPKDLPDNLHELHLDHNEIQAIELEDLSRYKHLYRLGLGNNRIRMIENGSLSYLPNLRELHLENNRLSRVPRGLPDLKYLQVVYLHSNNISQVNVDDFCPRVFGTKRSFYNGISLYANPVQYWEVQPAAFRCVNDRLAIHFGNYKK; translated from the exons ATGTTCTCCCACTGCTCtgtcctgctgctgctgagcgTGTTCAGCCTGACCCCCCTGTCCCTGGCATTGCCCTTTGAGCAGAGGGGCTTCTGGGACTTCGGCATCGATGGCGATGGTGGAGGCCTGATGACAATGATGATGAGGGATGAGGAAGAAGGCTCAGCTGTGGAAGAGCTGCCACCACCAGAATTTCCTGTATGTCCCTTTGGGTGCCACTGTCAGCTGAAAGTTGTGCAGTGCTCAGACCTGG GTTTGACCGAAGTCCCCAAAAACATCCCTGCTGAGACCAAGCTGCTGGACCTGCAGAACAACCGCATCAGCGAGCTGAAGGAGAACGACTTCAAAGGCCTCGCCAACCTCTAT GCTTTGTCATTGGTCAACAATAAAATCTCGAAAGTTCATCCCCGGGCCTTCATACCCATGCAGCACCTGCAGAAGCTTTATTTCTCCAGGAATCTGCTGACGGCCATTCCAAAAAATCTGCCTCCCTCGCTGGTGGAGCTGAGAATCCATGAAAATCGCATTAAGAAGGTGGCCGAGGGGACCTTCTCCAGTCTGGGCATTATGAACTGCATAG AAATGGGTGGGAACCCCATTCAGAACAGTGGCTTTGAGCCTGGAGCTTTCAAAGGCCTAAAGCTCAACTACCTGCGCATCTCAGAGGCCAAACTAACTGGCATACCCAAAG ACCTTCCTGATAACCTCCATGAGCTGCACTTGGACCATAATGAGATCCAGGCAATCGAGCTGGAGGACCTGAGCCGCTACAAGCACTTGTACAG attgggccTGGGCAACAATCGCATCCGCATGATTGAGAACGGCAGCCTGTCCTATTTGCCAAACCTCAGGGAGCTGCATTTGGAAAACAACCGGCTGAGTCGCGTCCCCAGGGGCCTGCCTGACTTGAAATACCTGCAG GTGGTCTACCTCCATTCCAACAACATAAGCCAGGTGAACGTGGACGACTTCTGTCCCCGTGTCTTTGGCACTAAGAGAAGCTTCTACAACGGCATCAGTCTTTATGCCAACCCTGTCCAGTACTGGGAGGTGCAACCTGCAGCTTTCCGCTGTGTGAACGACCGGCTCGCCATTCACTTCGGAAACTACAAGAAATAG